TGTAGTATTTAACGATAAACCTTATTTGTTGTTGATGGGTGATGAGGGTAGCGTTAAAAAACAACGGCCTGCACGCTATTTGTTGCTGGATTACAGTGATCTGAATAAATAAATTTTTATACTTTCTTGTATTGAAAAATAATAAAGACCAAATTTCTCATACGATGAATTTGGTCTTCATTATTTTAGCTGCTGTATAATTTCAACAGGTTCAGTTTTCAGACGGCCTTAGTATCTAATTAAAGCATTATAAAAACCGGGCAATAATAAAACTGATCACAAATACTGCAACCATAAGCAGAATGGTGGTAATGTTTCCAGAAATATTTTTCTTTTTAGGCATGAGAGCAGAAGATAGCAGGTTACCACCTTGCTCTTCTCTCATTTTTTGCTCTAATTCTGCTCGGATTTGTTTCCTTAATCGTTGTTCTTCAGCTTCTTTTTCTAACTGCAATTTGTGGGCGATTTCACTTTGCCTGCGGGCTTCGAAAGCCAGTTTTTCTTGCCATTCTATGCGTTTTCTTGCAATGTTTTCTTCCGAAAGGGCATAGATAAATTCATGGCAGGTAGGGCACTCTGTTGCTTCGGGATTTTCAAGCATGGTTTGGCAAACAGGACATTGTGACAGCGTTTTGGGATTGTCTTCCTCAAGCTCCTGCTCTGCTTCGGGTGCAAACTCCAAGGAGCGTCTGGTAATGACATCCAAGCCTATATAGCTGAAATAATGCTGGGCATTTTCACGCTCTTCCGGGGTACAGTGCTCGGCAATAATGGCTTGGGGGCGTTCTTTTAAGGCCCAAATCAAATCTTCGGCTTCTTTTTCAGATAAGTTTTCCCGTATAGAAGCGTCAATCCTATCTTTACTGATGTTGGGAGGATATGAGACATAGACGTCATAAAATCTTTTTTGCTTATTCATTATTAATCCATTAGAAAAAGCTAAGTTTATTTTTGTTAATAGTCATTTTATCTTTTATAAATATGACTTGTAAATATTAAAAGTTGGTTGGTACGGTTTAAGAAAGTTAAATTTTACAGGTTTTGTCTTGAACGTGGGAATGTAGACAAGTATTTATTATATTTCATTTGATACTATTTTATTTGAAATAATATATTTAAATATTTAATTTAAGATAAGCGGTCATTTTTTAAAATAAATGGTTTTTGATGCATTTTAAATATTTATTAGACATGTAAGTGGAATTAATTATGATATATAGATATTAAATTGATAATAAAGCCTCCGGTCTTCCAGAGGCTTTATTTTTCTAAGGTTACATATAAACAGCATATTTATTGTGGAATTTTATTAAATAGATTGTAAAAATTTTGCGTAGTTGCTGCTGCTATTTCTTCCAAAGAAGCAGAGCGTAATTGTGCGATAAACTCAGCGGTATATTTAACATAAGCAGGCTCGTTGGTTTTGCTGCGTTTGGGAACAGGGGCTAAAAACGGGGCGTCGGTTTCAACCAACATCCTGTCTAGTGGAACATATTTTGCGGCTTCTTGTATTTCTGCTGCATTTTTGAATGTCACGATTCCTGAAAATGATATATAGAATCCTAAATCCAAAGCAGCTTTGGCGATTGCAACATTTTCCGTAAAGCAGTGAATGACTCCGGCGTGTGCCTGCTGCTCTTTTAAGATGCGTATGGTGTCTTCCGCTGCTTTCCTGGTATGGACGATTAAAGGCAGTTTGCTTTGATTGGCTACCTGGATATGATTGATGAACCGTTGGTGTTGCCAGGTTAAATCTCCTTGGCACCAGTGGTAATCCAAGCCGGTTTCACCTATTCCGACAACTTTAGGATGTGTGCTGTGACTGATTAATTCCTCAACAGTAAATTCTTCGGCATCTTTTTCATCCGGGTGGATGCCGACGGTAGCAAAGATATTGTGATGGTTTTCCGCAATGGCCAAAACTTCTTCAAAGCTTTTTTTGCTGACACTGATGGCAAGCGCTTTAGCCACATGGTTATCGGCCATGTTGGCAAGTATTTCGGGCAAGCGGTCGCTTAGCCCTGTGAAGTTCAAGTGGCAATGTGAATCTATTAGTTGCATGGTATTGTCTGTCGGCGTCAGTGTTTTGTTTATAAAGTAAAAGTTGCCTTATCGCTTTTCAGCAAATTACCCAGTTCGTTTTCAATGGCATTTTTGGTTTGGATGCAGATGGCATCAGTGCCGAAAGCCAGTCCCACACCCTTGGGGCGGTTGGCTGACGTGCGGGCCAGATTGATCCAGGCAACATTGGTGCGCAGGAATTTTTTGCCGGCTTGATTGGGTAATTCCAGTACGAGAAGCACTTCGTCGTTGAGTGAAAAAATGTCTTCCGTGGGGATGAAGATGCCGCCATGTTCTAAGAACGGCATATAGCTGTTGTAGAGCATGGTTTTGTCTTTGATTTGCAGATTCATCATTTTGCCGGGAAGATTGGTTAATGTATCCATAATAGATGTGCCTATTTATTTTGCCAAAAGTGTAAATATTCAATCAGTATATCTTCAAGTTGTATTTTAACACTTAAGGTATGATATCCGTAAGGATTCAATTTATTCAGACGTTGGGTTAATGCAAACAGTTGAAGTTTGTCGGTTCGCTTGGCGGTTTGGCTTAACGCATCACGATAAGCGGGGTAATAAAGCGGCTGGGTATTTTGTTGCGATAATCCCAAATCCAAAAGCCATTTATGCATCCAATCTAGAAAAATGGCCAGTGGCAACTTGCTTTTATCAAACGTAGCGGCGTAATCCAAAATGGCCAGTAATCGTGGCGAACTTAATAAAGACAATAATTCGGTACGCAGTTTGTCGGCTTCCGGTGTTGCTTGGAAGAGTGGGGCTCCGGCGTGAAATGCCAATAACTCTTCAGCATTTTCGGTATTGTGTTCATGTAGGTAAGCCAGTGCTTCGGCTCGGGAGGGAGCGGGAAGCAGCATTTGCCGGCAACGGCTTTTGATTGTGGGCAGCAGTTTGTCGCGTGAGTGGCAGACAAGTAAAAAGACGACATCAGCGGGAGGCTCTTCTAAAATTTTCAGTAGGGCGTTGGCAGCCTGTGGGTTCATGCTTTCAGCCGGTGCAATCAAAATGATGCGTTTGCCGCCTCGAACGGAGGTGAGATGGACGTTATCGAGAATATTGCGTACGGCATCGATTTTGATTTGCAAAAGTTTTCTGCCAATTGCGCCGTCTTCGGGCATTTCCGGTGTCAGAAGATAGAAATCGGGGTGGCTGCTTTGATTAAACAAGTGGCATGAAGGACAAGTTTGGCAAGGTTCGCCCGATTCCGGGTTCTGCTCGCATAAAAGGGCTTGGGCGGTATGATAGGCAAAAGCGGTTTTACCGGTGTTTTCTTTGCCGATAAACAGCCAGGCATTGGGGTGGTTTTGCCGGGTTGATGACAGTTGTTGCCATTGTTGTTGATGCCATGGATAAATCATATGCAGGTCGTTATCGGAAAAATGCCATTATATCGCAAACAGGCTTGATTTCTGCTAGGGTTTTTTGGCCGGTTTGTGCGGCTTGCCGTTAGGAATTAAAAGGGAGTTTGCCGTTTGTATTGGGTTGAGGCCGTCTGAAAAAAACATCATTTTTCAGACGGCCTTTTACATTGATATTTTTATTGCGGCTTTGTCTTCTTGGAAATCAGTTTATAGTTTAGGTTCAAGTTGGAAGTGGCGGTTGAGTGTTTGTTCGATGTCGTTTCGAACATCGCCCTTTTCCCGGTTGCTGTTGATTACGGCATATTTTTCAGGGTGTTTTGCGGCCCGTTGCAGGTAGGTATGGCGTACACGGGTAAAGAATTCGGCTTCTTCTTGCTCAAAGCGGTCTTTTTCGCGTGAACGGGTGATGCGGTTGAGTGAAACTTCCAAAGGGACGTCGAGCAGAATGGTTAAATCCGGGCGGAAACTGCCTTGAACCCAGTTTTCCAGAGTTTCGATATCGCTAAGCGGAATATGGCGCCCGCCACCTTGATAGGCGTAGGTTGCATCGGTAAACCGGTCGGATACGACGTGTATTCCTTCGTTTAAAGCAGGCAGGATGACGTCTTCGATATGCTGTTGGCGGGCGGCAAACATTAAAAGGGTTTCCGTGCGCAAACTGACTTGGGTTTCAGGGTTTAGCAATAATGACCTTAATTCTTCGCCTAAAGGTGTGCCGCCCGGTTCCCGGGTAAACAGTACGGGCAGGTTGTGTTGCTCAAACCAAGCCTTGATAACGGCAAGGTTGGTGGATTTGCCTGCGCCGTCTATGCCGTCGAGCGTGATGAATTGTGCCGGTTTCATGATTACGGTACTCCGTTTTACGGGTAGAGGCCGTCTGAAAATTCAGACGGCCTTTGATGGTTTGAGAACGGTTTTATTTCTTCAAAATGTATTTGCGGACTGCCGCGTTGTGTTCTTCCAGGGTATGGCTGAATTGGCTCAAGCCTGTGTTGTCCATTTTGGAAACAAAATAGAGATATTTGGCGGAAGAAGGGTGTGCGGCCGCTTCCAAGGCGGCTTTTCCGGGAAGGGCGATGGGGGTGGGCGTCAAGCCGTTTCGGGTGTAGGTGTTGTAGGGCGTGTCGCGGCGTATGTCGGATTTGCGGATGCGGCCGGTGTAGCTGTCGCCCATACCGTAGATAATGGTCGGGTCGGTTTGCAGTCTCATGCCGATGGCCAAGCGGTTGACGAAGACGGCGGCAACATGTTTTCGGTCGGCTTCGTGTGCGGTTTCTTTCTCAATCAGGCTGGCCATAATCAACAGCTCGTAAGGCGTTTTGTAGGGCAGGCCGCTTTGACGCTCGTCCCACGCGGTTTGCAGGTTTTTCTGCATGGTTCGGTAGGCAAGCTTGTAGATTTGAATATCGCTGCTGTCGGTGTCGATTTCGTAAGTATCGGGAAAAAACAGGCCTTCGGGGTGTGTGTGCAGGATATCCGGATCAATGTGTTTCAACAGTTTTTCGTTGCTCCAGCCTGCCGTTTCATGAAGGATATCGTCGGTTTTGTTGATGATATTGCGCATTTGTGCAAAACGCATGCCTTCGGTAATGCGGATGGTAACGGCATCGGGGCGGCCTTTATGCAAGCGTTGCAGGATAGACCAAGCGGAAACTTGCTTGGGCAGTTTATATGAACCTGAATGCAGGCGGTTGTGTACGCCGAGCAGGTAGGCGGTGGCCAGGAGAACGTGCCGGTTGTAAATCACATCATCTTCAGCCAGCTTTCTGCTGACGGCAGACAGGCCTTGATTTTTCTCAACGCGCATGCGGTAGGTTTGTTCGTTGGTTTTCGGGGCGAATAAAAGAAAAGCCCATACGCCGGCAAGCAATACCAACAGGCTTGCCGACCATTTTAAAAACTTTTTCAACATGGTAGCATGGTTCGGTTAAATAATCGGGTGTCAGTATAGTATAAGTTGCCGATACTGTGTTGCGGCGTTATTTCAAACGGTTTGTCCAACAGGTTTTCGGTAAGCGGACAAAAGACGGAAGCAGCGGCAGAGAGGCCGTCTGAAATTTTTAAGGATAAGGTTATGAATCCTGATTGGAATCAAGGTTGGTGGCAACAGGCGGCAAAACTACCGTCGCCGAACTTCAGTAAACGGGCAGAGGGAGAGCGGGTAACGCTGGTGGTGCTGCACAATATTTCTTTACCGCCTTTTGAGTACGGCAGCGGTGCGGTGGAGAAGCTGTTTACCAACACGATTAATCCGGTCGAACACCCTTTTTTCAGTATCATTGCCGATTTGCGCGTTTCCAGCCATTTTTTTATCGACCGGCACGGTCGAACCGTCCAATTTGTTTCATGTGACGATATGGCTTACCACGCCGGCATTTCGGCATTTCAGGGCAGGGAAAAGTGCAATGCTTTTTCCGTCGGCATCGAATTGGAAGGCTGCGATTTTGAACCCTTTACCGCTTTGCAATATCAAAGTCTGAACAAATTGCTGAATGCTTTGGCAGGACATTACCCGATTGAGGCGGTCACCGGGCATCAAGACATTGCGCCGGGACGGAAAAGCGATCCCGGACATTTCTTTGATTGGGCGCAATTGACCGCTTCGGGCATACCTGTTATCCGTTAAAAATAACGCTAAATCCTTTTCAGACGGCCTTTACTGTCAGAATGGGTAAACTTGGTTATAATTCCAGTTCCTGCACCGACTAACCGTTTAAAATAGGTTGTAAACAACTATGAGCGATGTGGTTTTAATCATTATTATTATCGGATTGGCGATTATTCTCGCCGTTCTGGCTTACAATATCCATCAGGAAAAGAAATACCAGCGTCAGGTACGCGAGCAGTTCGGCCATGCCGACAAAGATGCGCTTCTGCACAGTAAAACCGATTTCGTGCGTGACGGCGGAGCGAAAAAAGGCTTGAAAGGCATGCCGTTTGCACATAAAAAAGCCGTAGAAGCCGAAGTCCGCGAAGAAGAAAAAAATGCCGATCTGTTTACCGTTGGAGATGAAGACGAATTTCACAAAGACGTTACGGTAAGCGTGCAAGAAAACGAAAAAGAAGCCGTTATCGAACAAGAAGAAGCGGCTGCGGAAGCCGAATTTGAATTTAAGAAAATGGCATCTCCGGTTTTGTCGCAAACCAAAGTTGACGGCAAACGCACCTTGCTTCTGGATTTGGAAGGGTTGCCGAAAGTCGAGTTGCCGTGGTTTGATCCGCGCTTCGATTACATGGCCTATATCGCTTTGAGCGAACCGCAAGAGCTGCACAATATTCCGCGTTTATCGAGCCGTCACCGTTTCCAGATTGCCGGTTGTACCCGTGACGAACGCTTCCAGATTGCCGAGCCGATTCCCGGCGTGGCTTACCAGGGTTTTGTCATCGGTTTGCAGGCAATCAGCCGCAGCGGTTTGGCAACCGTGCAGGAATTGGAGCGTTTCGGCGAGCAGGCCAACCAGTTTGCCAAAGATATGAACGGCAGTCTGTTGCTGACCGATATCGACGCTTTCTTGAAAGTGGCCCGTCCGTTGGATGATTTGTGTGCAAGAGTCGATCAAACTATTGCCATGCATTTGGTATCGCGCACCAATGTCAGCGGTTTGGAATTGCGTTCTGCTATTGAAGAATTAAATTTCGAATTGGGTGTGGACGGCGCGTTCCACTATCCGAAAGACGGCGAACCGTTGTTCAGCATTATTACTTTGGATAACTCTCCGTTTACGTCCAGTCTGCTTTCCAGCCAGGCTTACCGCGGTTTCAGTATGCTGTTTGATATTCCGCATGTTCCGGCCGGAGAAAAACAGTTCAACGATTTCATGGACTTGGCTGTGAAATTGGCCAGCAAATTAAGTTTGGACTTGGTCAACGACAAATTGGAGGAGTTGTCTACCGAGTGGCTGGTTGAAGTGCGCCGTTATGTGTTGGCCCGTCAGGACGAAATGAAGAAAGTCGGCATTGAGCCCAGCGGACAGTTGGCGCAGCGCCTGTTCTCTTAAACCGGTATATTGATGATAAAAAGGCCGTCTGAAAATTTTCAGACGGCCTTTTTAGTATTTTCAAATCATTTCAATATTGAGAAGGAATGGCAAAGGAACGCTTTTTCTATACAATACGGCTTAATCTACGCAAATAACTTTATCCTAATCCGAAATAAAACGATGATGCCAATCTTAGTCGGGCGGCAAACAACAGTTTGATTCCGTATTGCTTGGGGTTTTGTATTAAAAATAGATTTATTTGCCGGTTATAAATTTCAGACGGCCTTTATCATCAAAGTATCAAAAAGAGGCCGTCTGAAAAACCATCCATATTTCAGACGGTCTTCACATGAACAATATTGCATTACGCATTCAAGAACTCACCGAACAGCTCAACCGCTACGCCTACGAATACTATACCCTCGACGCGCCCACCGTGCCCGATGCCGAGTACGACCGGCTTTTCCGCGAACTCGAAGCCCTCGAAGCCGCCCACCCCGATTTACGCCTGCCCGAAAGCCCCACCCAGCGCGTCGGCGGTATGCCTTTGGACGGCTTTGAAAGCGTGCGCCATACCGTGCCGATGCTGTCGCTGAACAATGCTTTTTCGCCGCAAGACGAAAACGACGCATTCGATCACGCCGAAATGCTGGCGTTTGACGAGCGCGTGCGCGGCGGATTGTCCGGCGTTCAACCCGAATACGTTATCGAACCCAAATTCGACGGCCTCGCCATCAGCCTGCTCTACCGCAACGGCGTGCTGGTTCAGGCGGCCACGCGCGGCGACGGTACCACCGGCGAAGACGTTACCCAAAACATCAAAACCATTGCCAATATCCCGCTGAAACTGCGCGGCGACAACCTGCCTTCGCTGCTTGAAGTGCGCGGCGAAGTGCTGATGCTCAAAGCGGATTTTGCCGCCTTAAACGAGAAACAGGCTGCCGACAACCAAAAACTGTTTGCCAACCCGCGCAATGCTGCTGCGGGCAGCCTGCGCCAACTCGATTCGCGCATCACCGCCAAACGCCGCCTGCATTTTTTCGCTTACGGCATCGCCCGCATCGAAGGCGGTACACGTTTGGAAGAGCATATTCAAGAGCTGGCTTATTTGTTTGAACTCGGTTTCAGCCTGCCGCACGGGCAATTCGGCGTTTTCCCTAATATCGCCGAAATACTGGCATTTTACGAACACATGTCGCGAAAACGCCCCGAACTGCCGTATGAAATCGACGGCATGGTGGTGAAAGTGAACAGTTTGGCGCAGCAGGAAACTCTGGGTTTCGTTTCCCGCGCGCCGCGCTGGGCCATTGCGCACAAATTCCCCGCCGAAGAAGCCTTAACCGTGGTCGAAGCGATTGACGTGCAGGTCGGCCGCACCGGAGCCGTTACCCCCGTCGCCCGCTTGCAGCCGGTATTTGTCGGCGGCGTTACCGTAACCAACGCCACGCTGCACAACGAAGGCGAAACGCAACGCAAAGATGTGCGCGTGGGCGACACCGTAGTAGTGCGCCGCGCGGGAGACGTGATTCCCGAAGTGGTGCGCGTGGTGCTTGAACGCCGCCCGATGCAAACCGTTACCGAAACCGTTTCAGACGGCCTGCAAAACGATTTGTTTGCCGAACCGGTTAGGCCGTCTGAAAACGTACAAACCGAACAAATACCGCTTTACCCCCAATACCGCCTGCCCGAACGCTGCCCGATCTGTGCCAGCGAAATTGAACGCGAAGAAGGCGAAGCCGTGGCCCGTTGCAGCGGCGGCATGTTGTGCCAAGCCCAGCGCGCGCAAGGGCTGATTCATTTTGCTTCGCGCAAAGCGATGGATATCGACGGCTTAGGCCAGCGGCAAATCGAGCAGTTGGTAGCCCAAAATTTGGTGCAGCATTTCGCCGACCTCTACCGTTTGGACGTGCCGACTTTGCAGTTGATGAAAGAAAACGCCGATAAGGAGCAGGCTGCGGACACCGGCAGCACGGTTTCAGACGGCCTCAAAACAACAGTGAAAAAACAGTCGCCGACCAAATGGGCGGAAAACATCCTCGCCGGCATCGAAGCCAGCAAACAGCCCGAGCTGGCGCGATTCCTGTTCGCCCTCGGCATCCGCCACGTCGGCGAGCGCACGGCCAAAGTGCTGGCGCAGGCGTTTGGCACGCTGGAAAAAGTACGCCGCGCACCCGAACCGGTGCTGGCCTGCCTGCCCGACATCGGTGCCGTCGTCGCCCGTTCCATCGCCCATTTTTTCGCCCAACCGGAGCAGCAGGCGATGATAGACGAACTGCTTGCCGTAGGCGTTGTTCCGCAAAACCAAGCCGTTACCCTGCCCCTTTCCCAATATGTTACTCCGGCCAAATGGCTCAGCCGCCTGCCCGGTTTCAAAATCAGCGAAACCAAAGCCGCCGCCTTGTGGGATTTGGTCGGCAAAAATATAGACGACCTGTTGAACGACAATGCGTTGAATGCCGACTGGCAGCAATGGCGCAACCAACCCGAAAATGCAGCCCTTTTATTGTCTATGCGGCAGTTTCTGGAACAGATGCCGTCTGAAAACGAACCAACCGTTTCAGACGGCCTCAACCAAGCCGTTGCCGGTAAAACTTTCGTACTCACCGGCACGTTGCCGACGCTGAAACGCGACGAAGCGCAAGCCATGATTGAAGCGGCGGGCGGGAAAGTGTCCGGCAGCGTATCGAAAAAAACCGATTATGTGGTCGCGGGCGAAGCGGCGGGCAGCAAACTGGAAAAAGCCAATGCGCTGGGCGTGGCGGTATTGGATGAAGCGAGCTTGAAGTTGTTGATTAACTGAGTTATGCAATAATTTTAAAAAACGTATATAATGTTAAATATAGTATTTAATGTAATAATTATTGTAAATATTTATTTGCTTGCGTAAGCTGTTGGGATGTTGAAGCAGAATTTTAGGAGAATGGAATGAAACCGATTAAGAAAGCCGTATTTCCCGTGGCCGGCATGGGCACCCGTTTCTTACCCGCCACTAAAGCCAGCCCGAAAGAAATGCTGCCGATCGTCGACAAACCGCTGATCCAATATGCCGTAGAAGAAGCCGTGGCTGCAGGTTGCACCGAAATGGTGTTCGTAACCGGCCGCAACAAACGCAGCATCGAAGACCACTTCGATAAGGCTTATGAGCTGGAAACCGAGCTGGAACACCGAAACAAAGAAAAATTATTGGCCCATGTGCGGGACATTCTGCCGTCCGGTATTACCTGCCTGTATATCCGCCAAGCCGAAGCATTGGGTTTGGGGCACGCCGTGCTGTGTGCCAAAGCCGCCGTCGGCGACAACCCGTTTGCCGTAATTCTGGCCGACGACTTGATCGACGCACCGCAAGGCGCGTTGAAGCAGATGGTGGATATCTACAACCAAACCGGCAACAGCGTTTTGGGCGTAGAAACCGTCGATCCGTCGCAGACCGGTTCATACGGCATCGTTGAAATCGAAAATCTGAAAAACTATACCCGCATTACCAATATCGTTGAAAAACCGAAGCCCGAAGAGGCTCCTTCCAATCTGGCCGTGGTCGGACGCTACATTCTCACGCCGCGTATTTTCGATTTGCTCACCAACCTGCCGCGCGGTGCGGGCAACGAAATCCAGCTTACCGACGGCATTGCCCGCCTGCTGGATCACGAGTTTGTGCTGGCGCATGCTTTCGAAGGCAAACGTTATGACTGTGGCAGCAAAATCGGCTATTTGGAGGCAACATTGGCTTATGGCTTAAAACACCCGGAAACCGGCGAGGCGTTCCGCAAGTTGTTGAAGCGTTATGCCGAAAATGCCTGATACAGGCCAATTAAACCTTAAAAGGCCGTCTGAATTTCAGACGGCCTTTTGTTTCTGCAAACAACGTATTGGGCTATAATCGCTTTTCTTTAATTTTGAAATCCAACAGATTATGAAACATATCCATATCATCGGAATCGGCGGCACATTTATGGGCGGCGTGGCGGCCATTGCCAAAGAAGCAGGATTTACCGTCAGCGGCTGCGATGCCAAGATGTATCCGCCTATGAGTACGCAGCTTGAGGCTTTGGGTATCGATGTGCATGAAGGTTTCGATGCGGCGCAGCTGGAACAATATCCGGCGGATGTGTATGTAATCGGTAATGTCGCCAAGCGCGGAATGGACGTGGTGGAAGCGGTGTTGAACCGCGGACTGCCCTATACGTCGGGACCGCAATGGCTGGCGGAAAATGTTTTGCACAAACATTGGGTTTTGGCGGTGGCCGGAACGCACGGTAAAACCACAACGGCTTCCATGCTGGCATGGGTGTTGGAATATGCAGGCTTGGCGCCGGGCTTCCTGATCGGCGGTGTACCGCAAAATTTCAATGTTTCCGCGCGGTTGCCGCAAACACCGCGTCAAGATCCGGATTCGACATCGCCGTTTTTCGTTATCGAAGCCGACGAATACGATACGGCATTTTTCGATAAGCGCAGCAAATTCGTCCATTACCGTCCGCGTACGGCGGTATTGAACAACTTGGAATTCGACCATGCCGATATTTTTGCCGACTTGGCCGCCATTCAAACCCAGTTCCATCATTTGGTGCGTACCGTGCCTTCGGAGGGTTTGATTGTCAGCAACGGTGCCGAACGGAATTTGGAAGTGACTTTGGAGAAAGGCTGCTGGACGCCTGTCGAGCGCTTCGGTTGCGAATCGGGTTGGAAAATCGGCGAAGTTTTTGCCGACGGTTCGTTTGATGTGTATTTGAACGGCAATAAAGCCGGTCATGTAGGCTGGGAGATTATCGGCGAGCACAACCGCATGAATGCTTT
Above is a genomic segment from Neisseria weaveri containing:
- the mpl gene encoding UDP-N-acetylmuramate:L-alanyl-gamma-D-glutamyl-meso-diaminopimelate ligase, whose amino-acid sequence is MKHIHIIGIGGTFMGGVAAIAKEAGFTVSGCDAKMYPPMSTQLEALGIDVHEGFDAAQLEQYPADVYVIGNVAKRGMDVVEAVLNRGLPYTSGPQWLAENVLHKHWVLAVAGTHGKTTTASMLAWVLEYAGLAPGFLIGGVPQNFNVSARLPQTPRQDPDSTSPFFVIEADEYDTAFFDKRSKFVHYRPRTAVLNNLEFDHADIFADLAAIQTQFHHLVRTVPSEGLIVSNGAERNLEVTLEKGCWTPVERFGCESGWKIGEVFADGSFDVYLNGNKAGHVGWEIIGEHNRMNALAVIAAARHAGVDVQTACEALSVFKNVKRRMETKGTVNGITVYDDFAHHPTAIATTVAGLRQKVGKARILAVLEPRSNTMKLGTMKAALPQSLQEADRVYCYAGGVDWDVAEALSPLGGKLYTGKEFETFVAEIVRQAQAGDHILVMSNGGFGGIHDKLLAALKENA